The DNA window GTCTCAAGCGGCCTGCGTAACGTGCGGAGTCGCCTACAGTCACACACGGGAGTGTTCGCGGTGGCCTTGACCACAGAAGCCTTCGGACTGACCGACGTCGGCCGCAAGCGGCAGCACAACGAAGACGCGATGCTGGTGGACGCGCCGCTCGGGCTCTACGTGGTTGCCGATGGAATGGGAGGCCACGCGGCGGGCGAGGTCGCCAGCAACCGGGCGACCGAGGTCGTCAAGCAGCACATCACCTCGAACAAGCACCTGCTGAAGGACCTGGGCAACAACCCCACGGCGGACAGCCGGTCCGCGGCGGCGGCGTTGGTGGAGGTGGCTGTTCAGCGCGCGTGCGCGGACATCTACCGGACCGCGATGACGGACTCCACCAAGCGGGGCATGGGGACGACCTTCGTGTGCCTGGCGGTGGGCGGCAACAAGGGTGTCATCGGGCACGTGGGCGACAGCCGGGTGTATCTGGTGCGCCATGGCCAGTGCCACCGCCTCACGGAGGACCACACGCTGGTGGCCGCGCAGCTCAAGGCGGGCACCATCACGAAGGAGCAGGCGGCGACATCGCAGTACCGCAACGTGATTACCCGCGCGGTGGGCATCCAGGAGTCTGTCCAGGTGGACACGCTCATCGTGGACCTGATGCCCGGTGACATGTTCGTCCTGTGCTCGGACGGCCTGCATGGCTACGTCGAGGACGAGGAGATGTTGCCCATCGTCTCGGGCATGGCGCCGGCGGACCTGCCCAAGCGGCTCATCGACATCGCCAACGAGCGCGGTGGCAAGGACAACATCACCGCGGTGGTGGTGAAGGTGGCTGGCGACAGCGCCGCCATGGCCAGCGAGGAGACGAGCGAAGCGCAGTCGCGGATGGAGGCGCTGCGCAAGATTCCGCTGTTCCGTCACCTCACGTACAAGGAGCAGACGGCGGTGCTGTCCATCGCCACCACGCGCACCTATCCGGCGGGGCGCGAAATCGTGGTGGAGGGCCAGCCCGGTGAGGAGCTCTTCGTCGTCATCCGAGGCCGGGTGGCCATCGAGAAGAACGGCGTGGAGATCGCGGAGCTGCGCTCGGGCGGGCACTTCGGAGAGATGGGGCTCATCGACAACGCGCCGCGCTCGGCGACGGTTCGCGCGACGGAGCCCACGCGCACCATGGTCATCTCCCGTCCGGACTTGATGGGCCTGATGAAGCGCGAGTCCATCCTCGCGGTGAAGATGCTCTGGAGCTTCGTGCAGGTGCTGAGCGACAGACTGCGTGCGACGAACTCCGAGTTGAGCGAGGCTCGGCAGGAGCTGGCCGTGGCCCAGGCCATCCAACCGTTCGCCGAGGAGTGACGACCGCATGAGCTCGCGCATCCGCCGTTCATCCGCTTCCGCCGCCGGGACACGTCAGACCCCGAAGGTACGTTCCCGCCGAACCCAGGTGGGAGGGCGGATGGCGCGGGTGGCGGGGCGGGATGTGCTGGTGCGGTTGATGGGCGAGGTGGCGGAGCTGCGCGAGGAGATGCAGTCCACGCGGATGCACACGCGAATCCTGGCGTCGGCGATGAGCTCCACGCTGACGAACATGGGCTCGATGCGCGAGAGCATGAACGCCATGCAGCAGAGCATGAACGCCATGCAGCAGAGCATGAACGTCATGCGCGAGAACATGGACGCCATGATGACGACCATGGAATCGGCGGTGGGCCAGGTCCGTGCGTTGTCGGATGGGCTCCAGCGCATGGAGACGAACGTGGGGCGCATGGCGCGGCTCCTGGGGTCGGTGGCGGAGTCCACCCACGAACGCCTCGAGAAGGTGGAGAAGCGGCTGGACGCGCTCGAGGACGACTCGAACACGAAGCAGTGATGGGCACCTGACGGTGTCGCTCCGAGGGGGCGGGGGACGGCGGGAGCGTCCGGGAGAGGACTCGCGCGGAATTTCCCGAGGGAATCGTCCGTTGCCGGCCCGGCCGCGGGTTAAGGTCCGCGCGACGAGTTCATGCGCAACTGGATTCTCATAGGGGTGTTGTCGGCCCTGGTGGTGGCCGGGGCGGCTTGGCTGTGGTCTCGCTCGGACAGCGGGGCCCAGGCCGCGATGTCCTCTGCCTCCGTGACGAAGCCGCTGCCGGAGTTCTCGGCGGTGGACGTCTCCTCCGGAGCGCAGGAGGGACTGGCGCTCACCGGTCGCGTGCTCGATGCGTCGGGCAAGCCCGTGGCGGGCGCGGAGGTGGCCCTGGCGTCCAGCGCGGAGCGGACGCTGGTGGATGTCCGCTGCGAGGATTGCGACCAAGCGCTCCTGTCCTGCACGGCGCGCGAGTCCGCGCTCCATACGCTGGCCTTCTTCGAGCAGCAGCGGGGCTTCCTGAGTGCGCGAGCCACCGTGCGGACGGATGCACAGGGCCGCTTCCGATTCGAGCGCCTGGTGGGCGTGTCGTTCTCCGTCTGGGCCCGTGCTCCGGGGATGGGTGTCGCGTTGAGGGACCGCGCGGCACCGGGAGAGCCGGTGGACCTGTACCTGCCGCCCTTGCGCTCCATCCGAGGGCAGGTGGTGGACGATGCGGGACGTTCGGTGCAAGGGGCCCGCGTGTATGCCGTCTCGCGCCGCGTGCCGTTGCCGTTCGAAACGGAGTCCGCAGGGAATGGGGCCTTCTCGCTGGAGGGGCTGGGTGAAGGGCCCTTCTACGTCCTCGCCACCGCGGAGGGCTATGTGCCCGCAGTGGAGGCGCACGTGGAGGCGGGGCCGCAGCAGGTCCGGTTGCAGCTGACGCCCGCGCGCACGTTGGAGGTTCAGGTCACCCGGAATGGAAAGCCCGCGGCCGCGACGGTGCGCGTGCGCGCGGACCATCTCTCGCGTGAGCTTCGCACCGAGGGCGAGGTCGTGCGCTTCACGGGCTTGTATCCGGATGAGCTGATGGTGACGGCGGAGGCGCCGGGGTTGGGTTCGGTGCCGCGCACGTTGACGCTCAGCGAGCGCATCACCCAGGTGACGTTGGAGCTGGAGGACGCGGGGAAGCTCTTTGTCTCCGTGCTGGATGAGGCCGGTCAGCCCGTGCCCAACCCGGAGGTGACGCTGCTCACGTCGCGCGGTGAGCTGGTCCGGCGCGAGCGTGGGGCAACGGGGGCCCTGGTGGAGCTGGGGCCCCTGGCGGTGGGTGACTACCTCGTGGAAGGCAAGGGGGAGGGCTTCCTGGAAGCGCAGGTGCCGGCTCGCGTGGGCAAGGGCGAGAC is part of the Myxococcus landrumus genome and encodes:
- a CDS encoding Stp1/IreP family PP2C-type Ser/Thr phosphatase, which translates into the protein MFAVALTTEAFGLTDVGRKRQHNEDAMLVDAPLGLYVVADGMGGHAAGEVASNRATEVVKQHITSNKHLLKDLGNNPTADSRSAAAALVEVAVQRACADIYRTAMTDSTKRGMGTTFVCLAVGGNKGVIGHVGDSRVYLVRHGQCHRLTEDHTLVAAQLKAGTITKEQAATSQYRNVITRAVGIQESVQVDTLIVDLMPGDMFVLCSDGLHGYVEDEEMLPIVSGMAPADLPKRLIDIANERGGKDNITAVVVKVAGDSAAMASEETSEAQSRMEALRKIPLFRHLTYKEQTAVLSIATTRTYPAGREIVVEGQPGEELFVVIRGRVAIEKNGVEIAELRSGGHFGEMGLIDNAPRSATVRATEPTRTMVISRPDLMGLMKRESILAVKMLWSFVQVLSDRLRATNSELSEARQELAVAQAIQPFAEE